A genome region from Actinomycetota bacterium includes the following:
- a CDS encoding nuclear transport factor 2 family protein, whose amino-acid sequence MQVFFRDLVVDGDRIEYHWTFTGTNTGPGGTGNAVRVDGFESWTIDEDGLIAASLGSYDAEEYARQLAEGVWRHS is encoded by the coding sequence ATGCAGGTCTTCTTCCGCGATCTCGTCGTGGACGGGGATCGGATCGAGTATCACTGGACCTTCACGGGCACGAATACAGGCCCGGGTGGCACCGGCAACGCGGTTCGGGTGGACGGTTTCGAGTCGTGGACGATCGACGAGGACGGGCTCATCGCCGCCTCGCTGGGGAGCTACGACGCCGAGGAGTACGCGCGCCAGCTCGCGGAGGGTGTGTGGAGGCACTCTTGA